DNA sequence from the Bombus huntii isolate Logan2020A chromosome 7, iyBomHunt1.1, whole genome shotgun sequence genome:
TGTTTCTTCGTAGCGTATTTGCTTGTTCGcgttcttttttcctctgtaCGTTCCTCCCTTCCTTTTATTTCTCGCAATGCATCTTACTAAATATCAATAGAGTTTACCTTACGCCTACGCGACTACTACACTTATACGTATCGATATGGATAAGAATACGACCGCGCTGATGATCGTTAGACGGAAAACGTTTCGGCTTACCTACTTATCGAGAATGGCAGTCTTCGATTCGATAAATCTTGCTATTGGCAGTGATTTTGCACGAAAACTCGAGAAAATTCCGCGCGTCGTAAGAATCGCCGTTTGCAGAATAGAATAAATGGATATTTCGATTCGACGTCGTCCAGACATACTTTCCCTTTTATAAAATTCCGTTTATTCACCGAGAAAGGTTGGCAAAATCTCGTTAAAAGGCACATCGTTTCATCGAAACGATATCGCCGAACGTGAACGGATGGATCGACGGGCAACCAGACGCACGCTGGTTACCTCGCGTGTACTTTACGAGAGGCCACGAACCATTTACGAACGTAAAAACAAAAACTAGCACGGTGATCTCCAAAATACCGACAAAGTACATTTTCGAATAGAGAATAAAATATCGAGTGATTGCTCGATATCTGCAGAAGAAAAACTAGATTTACATTTGAAAAATCATCGTTAACCGGTCGTACATCAGTTGGTCTCACCGAGGCACTCCTCGACGATCTTCTCGAGCTGACCGTTGAATTCCCTGGACGATTTGTCGGTCGGAGCCGAAGCGGAACCGAGCGAGCCGACTTCCTGCAAGAGGCCCTTCTTCAGGACACTTAGGTACCCCTAGCTCTGAATCGCGTCCGTCATGTATTCCTCGTGCAACGCCAACAGGTGACGAGGGACGTCTAAGGCTGTGTGCAAAGTGACGGTCACCCCGCGATTCAAGCTGACAGCTGGATAAAATACGCCGTACAGATCGCGAAACGCGATTCCCCCTTGCGGCTGGTCGTTGACGAAGAAACGAAGCGTATGCGTCGTGTCCAGATCCAAGAGAACGCCCACCGTCGAGCCTTGTTGCACGCCACCTTCGGTTCTTTGCGCGTGTCCCCCGCCGTGCATGAACCAAGAACGTTGCCGATCTATGTACATGCTCCAACCTTTGTCGTCCTTGCCTACGGGTGAAATCGCTGTTAGAGAATTTCGGTGGCCGTGATCGGCGACGCTACGTAAATCAACTCACCGAGCATTCGATCTCGCGATACTTCGGCTCTGGCTATACCGAACGCCGGATCGGTGTCGCTGTGATAACGATCGATCGTCAGCTCCCAATAATGGACGCCCCGTGAAAATCCGACGCTCGAGAGGACGACTCGATGCTCGTAGCCTTCGCAGGACGCGCTCATCGCATCCTCGGAAATTGATACCTCCTGTGGTATACCGGATGCCCCGGTCGCCCACGAGAACCACGCCACTGTTCAACAAAGCGATACGGATCCCCGTGCCGTTAaataatcgaacgatcgattctGCTCGTCGCTCGGTTTCTACTCTACCATTGTTCTCGAATGACGACCGACGAAATCGAGTGGACAAACTCGATGCGACTACTACACTCGCTCTGGTCGATGTCGTCGTCACTCCGAGTAGTGGAAATCGAACACTGCGCGAGATAGAAACCGGAACCACGGCTAAGGCTCGCGCGATACCGATATATGTACACCGTACATGCTCGCGTATATCGAAATGTCGCGGACAAATCGGATTTTCGTTCCCGATATACTCTTGAGACGCGTATCGCTTCGATAAATCCTAGTCGACGATGAATATTCTCGAAATTGCGTCAGCGTCATCCAATCGCGTCTCGTACAAATATCGTCGTCGGCGCCGACGAGCTGAGGTTTTCATTTATCTCGACACACGTTCTGCTGGAAATCGATCGGCCGTCGCTCCATCTCTGGTAACCGTTGATATTTGTTCGTTCCGCGACGATTTACTCTCGGCGAGAAACGCATCGGGACACGACGGAGAAAATGACAAAAAGACGGGATATAGCGACGCTAGGCGAAGCGTAAGAAAgtagagaaagaaagggagaCTCACCCTCGGCTGTCTGAAGACCGATCAACTCCGAATACTCGCCTTCCCCGGCGCTATTGAACGCCCTCACTCTGGCGTTGTACAGAGAATTGAAATGCAATCCGTCCACGGTGCAGATCGTCTCTCGGCCACAGTATACTTCCTGATCAAACACACGACGAGACAATTCATTCAGACAGCTGGATTCTCGATGGAATACAacttcgttcgttcgttcgatgcGCCGTGTATCGTTCGCCAATCGTCTTACTATATTCGTCGAGCGGTGGACGCGACGCTGAgcgaaaaatttcttatttacccTGAACTCGCCGCCGCACCCATCGTCCAGTTCCAATAGGTACCCCTCGATCGCAGGACCTCGTTGACCGGCGCACCCTACGATTCCGTGTCCAGGTGGAGGTTGCCAAGCGACTGTCACGCTGTTGTTTTCCGCGCTGCATTCTTCCGGTATCAATATCGGGGCTCCAGGGGCTACAAAAATTCTCAGCTACACGTCTCCAACCAGCGACAACCAACCGATAAaatcagaaagaaagaaagaaagaaacacaaaGGCGATTCTTCGCTGTTTCTTGCTCCAGCGAAAGAGCTTCCAACTACCCATAGAATCTCTAGATACGCTGCAGAGACGAGGTTCGCCGATAAAACTTCTTCGAGAATCTCGCAGGGACTGAAACTTTCGTACGATCGGCGAACGCTCGAGAACACGATTCGGCTGGAGATATTTGCGCGAAACtcttttatgaaattaaaagcGTATAAGCGTTTTTGCGAACTGTCCGGACTTGGGTTAACCTTCttgaaagagagaaagagagagagagagaaacagacagacagaaagggggaagagagagagagaggcaaAAACGCCTGTTCAAACAAACCATACTTAAAATAGTATACCGTGAAGTTACACAAAAATTTGTCGTCAATAAACAGAAACGCGAGTTGGAAAGTTTCGATTCCTTCGTCCAATTACCTGCGATCGGGAATCGTTCTTCTCCTTCCGATGCTGCGTCCAACATAAGGCAAACAGTTTACATTCGACCAATGTCACGAAACGAAGCAATTTTCGTACAATGCATCtttctttgttctttttcttGCACCCTCGACAAACCAgagatgtcgatgtcgaaagAGGAAATAATCATCCTTATTTACACGTTACAAAGTACAACTCGATGTTCGAGCCTTTGGTTTGTCTCGCGGttaagaaagaagaaacgaaaaggaaGTAAATCGACGGGATCGTGATACAGAGAAAAGCGTAAAAAAGGATCGAATCGGATCGATTCGAACGTGAAGCGGAGAGTGGGAAAAGGGAAGCagatgagaaagagagagagaaagagagagagagagagagagagcttACGTTTCAACTGAACAAAGGTAAGTTGATCGATAGCGCGACGCAACGGTTTGTCATCCAGAGTAAGATCGAGCAACGGCAGTCGAGCGATTTCTTGGACTCCCTCGGCGCCACCCCAAGAGCCAGCAGCGGTAGCAGCTCTGACCGAGAGCATTCCACCGATTTGGAGAAAAGCCGCGCTATCGTTTTCTTTTAAGGCTTCGATGCAAAAGGTGAGAAGCGCGGTGGTCGCCTGTAGATGAGACGCGCATCTGGCCACTTGATCCCGCAAAGAACGCACTCTCGCCTCACGGGTTTGCCGCGCCGCTTCGATCAGTCGAGATTTTCTCGCCTGTAAAAGACTCACCAAATTCGCCACCCTATCCTCCACCTCTTCCTCCAACGTGACGCACTCCTCCTGTCAACATACGTGAAAATCGTCAAAGTTCCGTTCGTTCGAACGAAAAGGATACGATCACACGATTCGTCAAATATTTATCGCTCCCTCGTATACCGTACATTCGCTGCGTGTCTTTTGTCATTTCAAACGATGATATCTAATTGCCAGCGTAGGAGCAGGACGCATAGGACGCTGAGACGAAGTATTGGCGTTGGCGACATGGACGCGCCGATATATCAGCGTGGACAAAGCGACCAACTAGCGGATACAGAGGCGAATGAGCGAAAGGAGCAGGAATTGTCGACACGGGAAAACGgacgagaaagagaagaaagggaGAGTGCGgcaaagagagaaagggaagCAGCTGATGTAATTATCGCGCGTATAGTCCTCCCGTAATTTCACGGAGACCAAACCTGACGAGGGGAAATTTAAGAGGAACGTTCAAGGTAAATACTCACGTGCACTTTGTCCGTCATTCCCTTGAGCCTCTGAATGAATTCCGTCGTCGAGCGGGCTCTTTCCGATAGTTGTTGCAAATTTTGCGAGAGCTCCGTCTGTAACCGCATCAAACGATTATCGCGTTAACGCCGAATTTGCATTTTCCCTTAACACTCTTACCGAGGCGCCGAACGAACTACAGTATCGATTTTGTTGTTCCCGTATATCCCTTCGTTCGTCTGTCTGTTTGGCTGCTGGCTTTTCGATATCTACCGAACTAGACGAACGTCGCGTCGGTAGTTTGTGCCAGGATGTAATCGAGTTACTCTTGCCGGATTAGCTACGACCGCAGCTCCGTCCTAGCTAATTTCCGCAATTTTACTCGTTAACTTTCCAAAGGAAATCCTACGGACGATTGGCAATACCGCACCGCCATCGTCAAATTCTTCGGAAATTCTCCGGTTAACAAGTCGGTTGCTTCTCTTATTCGTTGCGGTTAGTTGGCAAGATTTTTCGATCCGCGTGTTTCTTTCGTTGACGAGATATCGGCCGGCGTATCGCGGATACCGAAACGATGCGTCGCGGCGCAGGAAACGTTAATTAAGTGGCTCGATCGAATCTCGCTGGGCTACTCGTTGTAAGTAATTGCAACGGTCGAGGGTGCTCGGATCGATCTCGCCAAGCATTCTCCTTTCTCGAGACCTCCTTTATGCGCGCATCGTGTACGTATCGTTGTAACTCACCGATATTCTCTCTGATGGCTTTTTCCGAGCGCAATTCGTACAGAATGTAAACTATGTACGAGGAGATTTTGTCCGTATCGTTTTCGACGCCGTTTCGATCGAGAAACGGT
Encoded proteins:
- the LOC126867829 gene encoding E3 ubiquitin-protein ligase TRIM9, which codes for MEDELRCPCCKELFVEPVLLPCWHALCLACAVNLQAPPDSPPESTTDSSNAPGSDQEADKLSILSETDSGVVCSSTSTSSRPGSYVGTPGNGGFPPSGGTLCLSCPVCQKTVYFDEGGAHNLPKYRAMQHIVEKYQESRNTRLQCQMCEAEPRDATVACEQCEVLYCDGCRESCHPKRGPLATHNLGPPRGSWQSNGGKGARGPAMETTPLCTDHNGETLTLYCALCKIAICALCLRDRHAAHPHDVLPLAAACKAQKTELSQNLQQLSERARSTTEFIQRLKGMTDKVHEECVTLEEEVEDRVANLVSLLQARKSRLIEAARQTREARVRSLRDQVARCASHLQATTALLTFCIEALKENDSAAFLQIGGMLSVRAATAAGSWGGAEGVQEIARLPLLDLTLDDKPLRRAIDQLTFVQLKPSEGEERFPIAAPGAPILIPEECSAENNSVTVAWQPPPGHGIVGCAGQRGPAIEGYLLELDDGCGGEFREVYCGRETICTVDGLHFNSLYNARVRAFNSAGEGEYSELIGLQTAEVAWFSWATGASGIPQEVSISEDAMSASCEGYEHRVVLSSVGFSRGVHYWELTIDRYHSDTDPAFGIARAEVSRDRMLGKDDKGWSMYIDRQRSWFMHGGGHAQRTEGGVQQGSTVGVLLDLDTTHTLRFFVNDQPQGGIAFRDLYGVFYPAVSLNRGVTVTLHTALDVPRHLLALHEEYMTDAIQS